The Nicotiana tomentosiformis chromosome 2, ASM39032v3, whole genome shotgun sequence genome includes the window ttagttccacaatatcaacctcaacttcggaatcaatactcaattatcactaaaagatccataaacatgataagaatgatgaatttaacaatactagtctaaacacagataacatgaacaaaggaagctttAATTACAAGAAATCAAGCCCCACCCGCATGCTATGACccgactacaacgcataagtacttgtcacctcacatatacgttgttccccaacatttaaacatatagaaaatagacaaacaagtcttattccctaaagtcaaggttaaccacgatacttatctcgctccaaaggccactcaatgctcaattaccacTTTTCCTCtcgaatccacctccaaaccactcatatctattcacaaacgactcaataatatcaaatattgctaaagaaataaattacattgcataaatttagattccccaagttttcccccaaaaagtcaaaaatcgacctcgggcccgcttggtcaatatccgaggttcggaccaaaatccatttacctattcacccccgagcccgattatataactagtttcggaatctgaccccaaattgaggtctaaatccccaatttgcaaaaaccctcaattcttcctaaatccctagttttctaccatgaaagaacaaagattagggttAGGAATTTAATGGATGAttatagaaatggaagaaaatgagttagagAGTACAAATctatgaattggtgttgagttttcccttcaaaatcgcacctaggccgagctctaatggagagtttatgaaaaatgggtaaaatcccgtttttgaaatgttttaaAGTCTGGGCGTCAGGCCTTTTTCGCGTTCCCAAAGGgcctgccgcgttcgcgatgtgCAGCAGCCCAAATGTCTTTCGCATTCGCGAATGCTGTTCCCCCCtggcctccgcgttcgcgagccagtgctcgcgtttgcgtagaagaAAATTTAGACCGACCAGTTGGAAGTAAAACAATTATTCTTGGTGGTGACTTCAGACAAATATTACCTGTCGTTCCAAAAGGCACTAGGCAAGATATTGTTAATGCATCTCTCAATTCTTCTTATTTGTGGCCTCACTGTCAACTCTTAAAGTTAACAAAGAATATGAGATTGCAAGGTAATAAAATAGGGACTCATCTAGATGAGTTGAGAGTTTTTTCAGAGTGGATTTTGTAAATTAGCGATGGTATGGTTGGTACTTCTGTTGATGGCTATGAAAAAGTCCAAATACCAGATGATCTTTTGATAAAACAGTCTGTTGATCCAATATCTGCAATTGTAGAAAGTACATATCCCGATTTCAATAATCGTTGCAGTGATATAGGATACCTCCAACAACGAGCCATTCTTGCTCCAACTCTTGATATGGTGGAATCAATCAACGAATATATGATTTCACTTAATGAAAGTTCTGAGAAATCATATTTGAATTCTGATACAATCTGTAGCTCTGACCATACTTATTCAGCATTGGAACATGTACACACCAGAATTCTTAAATACTATTAAATGTTCAGGAGTTCCAAATCATGCTCTTACTCTAAAGGTTGGTATTCCAGTGATGTTATTAAGAAATATTGACCAGCCAGCAGGATTATGTAATGGAATAAGCTTGATCATAACCAAACTTGGAAATCAAGTTATTGAAGCAAAGGTTTTATTAGGAAAGATGGCTGGACAGAAAGTGTTTATTCCAAGAATGACATTGACTCCATCTGATGCTAGAATTCCATTTAAGTTCCAGCTAAGACAACTTCAAATAGTTGTATCTTTTTCCATGACAATCAACAAAAGTCAAGGACAATCATTGTCTCACGTGGGATTATTTTTGAAGAAACATGTGTTTACACACTGACAACTATATGTTGCTCTTTCCCGGGTGAAAACTAGAAAGGGATTAAAAATTTTGGTTTATGATGACAATggaaatgtcacgccccaaaatcgaggagcgcgaccggcgctcaacaaagtgaacccgaccgagcaagtctgttagattccttctacccaaactcattcatgaataaagagaatatatattttactttattaaacaataaagtggttaTGTCtacaattaccaatttcttaccataagttttaccatttttaatgtctcaaatggacaagtaatacaaccacaatatagcatagtttgtctcgcccagcaccaatacacaactcacactatgtctacggagcctctatagataaagaagagtacaatgataatgccggcaataaggcccagctatacctcaaacagaatacacaaagtacaaaagatacatgaccccggaatgaagtggggctcaccaagtcagttgggaaaaaggtgcactgctatcactgaccaatatctcctactgtggaaccacctgcatccattgaaagatgcagtgcccccggcaaaaaggacgttagtactgtcgaataacactagtatgtataactaaacactctctcaatagaatgacaaataatacaaacaaaattatcataatttcaaaggaagctttaatcaacatcaaacctcaatttaggatcaagaaactgttcaaattaatttccatatctcacattgggagattttttgTATCGacataccattattcacaataccattattccccataccaataccactgtactctcagcacggagtccgatcgcgacccgatcggctacgctatctcattagagacatcaactacaattactctcaatatcaataccaccgtctttaacacaaagtccgatcacgacccgatcggctaggctatccattagggacatcaaccacaattaccatttcaataataatttccagcacaatcactaccatgtgtgcgatatggtgtccgatcacgacccgaccagctaggctgtcttatttgagacatcaacttttttatatcaatcatcgcatttcatattactttcatatcttttcatttcattggcactaatggccataattataagatcattcttggcacgttggccatattcagtatttcatgctcaccttatcaatttcaaatatcatttgttacaacccaaattcgcataccatagatcacgccgtaagttagtcgacgtaaatccaagaagagattatctttgagatgataagaagttaatcctattggtcttaaacgatacaagggtgtataagagtggttaacaagtatt containing:
- the LOC138905884 gene encoding uncharacterized protein gives rise to the protein MVGTSVDGYEKVQIPDDLLIKQSVDPISAIVESTYPDFNNRCSDIGYLQQRAILAPTLDMVESINEYMISLNESSEKSYLNSDTICSSDHTYSALEHVGIPVMLLRNIDQPAGLCNGISLIITKLGNQVIEAKVLLGKMAGQKVFIPRMTLTPSDARIPFKFQLRQLQIVVSFSMTINKSQGQSLSHVGLFLKKHVFTH